The Actinobacillus succinogenes 130Z region GACGGGCACATAGTGCTGTGAACATCGAAGTTGAAGCATAAACCGTTGCCGTTGCAGTTCATGGCGCCACTGAACTCTTCGCGCATTTTAATCGGAATTCGGCGATCTTGATCCGCCCGCATCGGTGACAGTATATCGTAAAGCGGCACATCGGAACCGAGCGGCGAACAAATTTTGCCCGGATTCAGGCGATTATACGGGTCAAACAGAAATTTGATGTAACGCAATTCCTGCCATAATTCCGGGGTGAAGAATTTTTCGCCGTAGTGAGAACGCACGCCTTTGCCGTGTTCACCCCAGATTAAACCGCCGTATTTGCGGGTGAGCTCGGCGACTTGGTCAGAAATTTGCTTAAACAGTTTCACCTGTGCTTTATCGGTTAAATCCAACGCCGGACGTACGTGTAATACGCCGGCATCGACATGTCCGAACATACCGTATTGCAAATTGTGTTTGTCCAGCAAAGCACGGAATTCCAAAATATAGTCGGCAAGATTTTCCGGCGGTACGCAGGTGTCTTCTACGAAGGCGATAGGTTTTTGTGCCCCCTTCGTATTGCCCAATAAGCCCACCGCTTTTTTACGCATAGCGTAAATGCGTTCGATAGATGCTAAATCCGACGACACTTGATAGCCGATAATATTGTCTTCGCCCTTCGCAATTTTTTCGTCTAGGGCGTGACAAAGTGCGGTCACATTTTGTTGAATTTTTGTCTGATCATTGCCCGCATATTCCACAATGTTCAACCCCAGAATCGGGTTATTTTCTTCTTCTGTTAACAGTTCTTTAACGGAATGCCATACAATGTCTTCTTTTGCCAATCCCAGCACTTTGCTGTCCACGGTTTCCACGGAAAGAGCATCGGCTTTCACCATAAAAGGCGCATTACGCAGTGCTGCATTAAAGGAACTGTATTTTACATTGATCAGTGTGCGAAATTGCGGAATAGGAGTTAAATCCAATACGGCTTCGCAAATGAATGCCAGAGAACCTTCAGAGCCGGTGAGAATCCGGGTAAGATTGAATTCCGTTTCGTCCCGATTGAAGACGTTTTTCAGATCATAACCGGTGAGAAAGCGGTTGAGTTGCGGCAAGTCGTGAATGATGATTTGGCGTTTTTCTTTGAGGCGGGTGAAGATTTCCTCATGTAGTCGACGACCAAGTGCGGTCAGATTTGGCGGTAAATTTTCAGAAAGGTTTTGTGTTTTAACCGCACTTGTTTCCAAAATTTCACCGTTAATCAGTACGCTTTTCAACCCCAGCACGTGATCGGACGTTTTGCCGTATTGCAATGAACCCTGTCCCGATGCGTCGGTGTTAATCATACCGCCTAAAGTGGCACGATTGCTGGTGGACAATTCCGGTGCAAAAAACAAACCGTGCGGTTTCAAATAGCGATTAAGCTGATCTTTTACCACACCGGCTTGCACCCGAACCCAGCGTTCTTTTACGTTTAATTCGAGAATGCCGTTCATATGGCGGGATAAATCCACAATAATATTATTATTCAGCGATTGTCCGTTGGTTCCTGTGCCACCGCCGCGGGGCGTAAAAGTAAGCGATGAATATTTTTCCTGTTGTCCTAATTTGGTCAGGCGCACCACATCGGCCACCGATTTCGGGAATATAATCGCCTGCGGCAGAATTTGATATACGCTATTATCAGTAGCGAGACTCAGGCGATCTGAATAAGCGGAAGCAATATCGCCTTCAAAAGCCTGTTTTTTTAAATCGGCTAAAAAATCTGCCGCTAACGGCGTAAGTCGGGGAACATTTTTTAAACGGGGAAGCATAAATCATCACTCTAGATAAAAAACAAAAAGTGACGAGATTTTAACATAAGGAATAAAATAGCGATATTTACGATAGATCAATTTTGAGGAAAATTTTGTGGAAATTAATGAACGTTCATTCATTATTTTGGACTGTTTGGTTAAAAAATGAACAAAAATAAGAAAAAAAAATTGATTTTCTATTTATATGATAGATAATACGCACACTTTTGAAGCATTTTTGCGTTTTCATCATTTTAATAAAAGCGCTAATTTGTCAAAAGATGTTGGGGGTAAAGTCATCCCTTTCCAAACGAGGTCTTAGATGTAAAATGAAGAAAAAAGTTCACTTTTTTGCTAAAAACATTTAAGATAAACAAATAATACAGGGGACTGTATTAGGTTTTCAGCTATATCAGCTGATAATTTTTTAATTAAGATGACTAAAATTTAAAAGAGGATCATCACAATGAAAAAAACAGCAATCGCATTAGCTATCGCTGGTTTAGCAGCAGCGTCAGTTGCGCAAGCAGCTCCACAAGAAAACACATTCTATGCTGGCGCCCGTGTGGGTTGGTCAGCAATGCATCACGGCGTAGACCGTATTGCTGATCAATTTGTAACAGATGGCGGCTTAAACCGTAATTCCGTAACTTACGGTGTGTTTGGTGGCTATCAAATTTTAAACCAAAATAACTTTGGTTTAGCAGCTGAATTAGGTTACGATTTCTTCGGTAAAACTAAAGCGGATGCAGCAGGCTACCACGCAGCACACGGTGCAAGCCTAGCATTAAAACCTAGTTACGAAATTTACCCGGACTTAGATGTTTACGGTAAAGTAGGTGTTGCGTTAGTTCGTAACATGTACAAAGCTGAAACTCTTAGTGCCAGCGGTGATGCAGAGAAATTCAACAAAACTAAAGCATCTTTAATTTTAGGTGCCGGTGTTGAATATGCAATTCTTCCTGAATTGGCAGCACGTTTAGAATACCAATGGTTAAGCAAAGCAGGTAACTTAGATTCTGCTTTAGAAGACGCTGGTTATAACGGTACTAACGCACGTTACAGCCCGGATATTCACTCTGTAACAGCCGGTTTATCT contains the following coding sequences:
- the ydiJ gene encoding D-2-hydroxyglutarate dehydrogenase YdiJ: MLPRLKNVPRLTPLAADFLADLKKQAFEGDIASAYSDRLSLATDNSVYQILPQAIIFPKSVADVVRLTKLGQQEKYSSLTFTPRGGGTGTNGQSLNNNIIVDLSRHMNGILELNVKERWVRVQAGVVKDQLNRYLKPHGLFFAPELSTSNRATLGGMINTDASGQGSLQYGKTSDHVLGLKSVLINGEILETSAVKTQNLSENLPPNLTALGRRLHEEIFTRLKEKRQIIIHDLPQLNRFLTGYDLKNVFNRDETEFNLTRILTGSEGSLAFICEAVLDLTPIPQFRTLINVKYSSFNAALRNAPFMVKADALSVETVDSKVLGLAKEDIVWHSVKELLTEEENNPILGLNIVEYAGNDQTKIQQNVTALCHALDEKIAKGEDNIIGYQVSSDLASIERIYAMRKKAVGLLGNTKGAQKPIAFVEDTCVPPENLADYILEFRALLDKHNLQYGMFGHVDAGVLHVRPALDLTDKAQVKLFKQISDQVAELTRKYGGLIWGEHGKGVRSHYGEKFFTPELWQELRYIKFLFDPYNRLNPGKICSPLGSDVPLYDILSPMRADQDRRIPIKMREEFSGAMNCNGNGLCFNFDVHSTMCPSMKISRNRVFSPKGRAGMVREWLRLMAEQNVSPQQLDFRRTEIKLSEFVQKVKNSFNKKKEYDFSHEVKAAMDTCLACKACASQCPIKIDVASFRSKFFYFYHQRYLRPAKDYVVANLEIVAPYLAKAPRFFNFFNRNKLVQNAVEKTIGMTDLPLLSTPNLQTQLVEVGYRGKSLEQLENLSAVEKENMLLVVQDPWTSYYDAKVVADFVTLCQKLGYQPILLPFKPNGKAQHIKGFLKQFTRTAKNQAEMLNRMAKLGIPLVGVDPAIVLSYRDEYQEVLATERGDFHVITSHEWLCSQLTAKRLQSAVKNMQKSDRTCHEWHLFPHCTEATFMPTSPKEWQQIFTAFGEHLQIQNVGCCGMAGVFGHEVQNQVMSKAIYDASWGEKLTGKDPKYCLATGYSCRSQVKRIEQQVLKHPVQALLTLF
- the ompA gene encoding porin OmpA, producing MKKTAIALAIAGLAAASVAQAAPQENTFYAGARVGWSAMHHGVDRIADQFVTDGGLNRNSVTYGVFGGYQILNQNNFGLAAELGYDFFGKTKADAAGYHAAHGASLALKPSYEIYPDLDVYGKVGVALVRNMYKAETLSASGDAEKFNKTKASLILGAGVEYAILPELAARLEYQWLSKAGNLDSALEDAGYNGTNARYSPDIHSVTAGLSYRFGQGAAPVAAPEVVNKTFTLNSDVTFGFNKSTLKPEAASTLDGIYSEIAQVSSPAVAVNGYADRIGKDAANLKLSQRRAETVANYLVSKGVDSNAITATGYGSANPVTGNTCDAVKGRKALIACLAPDRRVEVQVQGNKQATM